Proteins co-encoded in one Syntrophobacterales bacterium genomic window:
- a CDS encoding nucleotidyltransferase domain-containing protein — protein MEQILIDLKKSLQEIVGDRMVKMVLYGSRARGDFSADSDTDIAIVVRGLSPEMKRSMLSRVADIEFDYLRSLSTLILSEEDFLQLKKRERRIAVDIEREGIPL, from the coding sequence ATGGAACAGATTCTCATTGATCTGAAGAAAAGTTTGCAGGAAATCGTCGGCGACCGCATGGTCAAGATGGTGCTTTACGGCTCCAGGGCTCGCGGCGATTTCAGCGCCGATTCCGACACGGATATCGCCATTGTTGTCCGGGGTCTCTCGCCGGAGATGAAGCGTTCCATGCTGAGCCGGGTGGCCGACATCGAGTTTGACTATCTCCGCTCCCTCTCCACGCTGATTCTGTCGGAAGAGGATTTTCTACAGCTTAAAAAGCGCGAACGCCGGATCGCCGTCGACATCGAGCGAGAGGGGATCCCGCTTTGA